From bacterium:
TTGCGCTCGCTGTTTGCGATGCCCGTGTTGACAAAGGCAGGGCATAGAACGGAGCAGCCCACGCCGTGGACTTCCCGTTCGGCGTGCAGGGTTTCGGAAATGCCCAGGACGGCGAACTTGCTGGCGGTGTACGGAGCCAGGCCGGGCAGGGCGGTCAGGCCGGCGATCGATGCGGTATTGACGATGTGAGCGTCTCCCTGCTGCGCCTTCATGCGCGGTAGGAATTCCTGGATGCCGTGAATTACACCGTGGAGGTTCACCCCTAGTACCCAGGCCCAGTCTTCATCGCGAATGGCGTCGGCGGTGTGAAAGGTGCTGACCCCGGCGTTGTTGCACAGGATGTTGGTCTCTCCAAACTCCGCGAAACTGCGATCCGCAAGGTCCTTCAGTTCATCCCGTTCAATGACGTCGGTCTGGTGGACGAGGGTGCGAACGCCAAGGGCCGATATCTCGTCGGCCACCTTGTGTGCG
This genomic window contains:
- a CDS encoding SDR family NAD(P)-dependent oxidoreductase; the protein is MKDLKGKTAVITGGGGGLGRGMGLAFAEAGMNIVVSDIDASAAHKVADEISALGVRTLVHQTDVIERDELKDLADRSFAEFGETNILCNNAGVSTFHTADAIRDEDWAWVLGVNLHGVIHGIQEFLPRMKAQQGDAHIVNTASIAGLTALPGLAPYTASKFAVLGISETLHAEREVHGVGCSVLCPAFVNTGIANSERNRPDAFGTPTGSDNSMINAALQTGLDPKEVGRMVRTAVLEEEFYILTHPETRASSELRANELLAAFDRWAKRLA